One Prunus dulcis chromosome 8, ALMONDv2, whole genome shotgun sequence DNA window includes the following coding sequences:
- the LOC117637830 gene encoding transcriptional corepressor LEUNIG_HOMOLOG-like isoform X3 produces MAQSNWEADKMLDVYIHDYLLKRKLIASANAFMTEGKVATDPVAIDAPGGFLFEWWSVFWDIFIARTNEKHSEAAAAYIEVQKIKAREQQQLQMQQLQLLQQRNAQLQRRDPNHPALGGSINAINSEGVMGQPSASVLAMKMYEERMKHPHSMDSETSPTLIDANRMALLKSAANPQGQLVQSNSGNMPAALQQIQGRTPSTTHTEQFNAWTCGDCRTSKAKLTWVQLRKVCLWILHQFMDKQFYSRNLAWVVQGIDQLRQNLGVQVQKPNLHTQNQFLLASQQQQILAQAQAQSNLGNSTNYGDMDPRRFLPRGSLNAKDGQATRNDGSICSPVLSSSPKIKMAQMQHSSSQQHEQLQQQQLQQNNRKRKQHSSSGPANSTGTGNTVGPSPSSPASTHTPGDGINTASSLQHVNSIPKSLMMYGPEGTGGLPSSSNLLDDIERFGDVGSLEDNVESFLSHDGENMRDLYGTLKQSPAGHHKECSKGFTFGEVGCIRTRNSKVTCCHFSSDGKLLASAGHDKKVTLWNMDTLQTESTPEEHKLVITDVRFRPNSSQLATASVDKSVRLWDAANPNYCLQAYTGHNSPIMSLDFHPKKTDLFCFCDHDNEIHYWNINPFSCTHNSKGGTAQVRFQPRTGQLLAAASDKMVSVFDVETDRQTHSLQGHSEMVNYICWDANGDYLASVSQNLVKIWSLASSECIQELGSNGNQFHSCVFHPSYSTLLAIGGISSLELWNTVENKRMTISAHENIISALAQSPDTGMVASASHDSSVKLWK; encoded by the exons ATGGCACAGAGCAATTGGGAAGCTGATAAGAT GCTTGATGTTTATATTCATGATTATctgttgaaaagaaaattgattgCTTCCGCAAACGCATTTATGACTGAAGGGAAGGTTGCTACAGATCCAGTAG CAATTGATGCACCAGGAGGATTCCTGTTTGAATGGTGGTCTGTTTTCTGGGACATATTCATTGCAAGGACAAATGAGAAGCACTCAGAGGCTGCTGCAGCTTACATTGAG GTACAGAAAATTAAGGCAAGGGAGCAACAACAGCTACAGATGCAGCAGCTGCAGCTATTGCAGCAGCGCAATGCTCAGTTACAGCGTAGGGATCCTAATCATCCTGCTCTGGGTGGTTCTATAAATGCTATAAACTCTGAGGGAGTAATGGGGCAACCCTCAGCCAGTGTGCTAGCCATGAAAATGTATGAAGAGCGTATGAAGCACCCTCACTCGATGGATTCGGAGACATCCCCTACGCTTATTGATGCCAATAGAATGGCCCTACTCAAATCAGCTGCAAATCCACAAGG CCAGTTGGTACAAAGCAATTCTGGGAACATGCCAGCTGCTTTGCAGCAAATCCAGGGTCGAACTCCTTCAACCACT CATACTGAGCAATTTAATGCGTGGACTTGTGGAGATTGTAGGACATCAAAAGCGAAGTTAACTTGGGTGCAACTCAGAAAAGTTTGCCTATGGATCCTTCATCAATTTATGGACAAGCAATTTTACAGTCGAAATCTGGCTTGGGTGGTGCAG GGAATTGACCAATTACGACAAAACTTGGGTGTACAAGTACAGAAGCCAAATCTTCATACCCAAAATCAGTTCCTTTTGGCATCTCAACAACAGCAAATCTTGGCACAGGCTCAGGCACAAAGTAACCTTGGAAATTCAACGAACTACGGAGATATGGATCCTCGTAGATTTTTGCCCAGGGGTAGTTTGAATGCAAAAGATGGTCAAGCTACTAGGAATGATGGATCTATCTGCTCTCCAGTGCTATCAAGTTCACCAAAG ATAAAAATGGCCCAGATGCAACACTCTTCCTCCCAACAGCATGAACAATTGCAACAGCAGCAACTGCAACAG AAtaacagaaaaaggaaacaacaCTCTTCTTCTGGACCTGCCAACAGCACCGGCACAGGAAACACTGTTGGCCCTTCACCTAGTTCTCCCGCATCAACTCACACACCTGGTGATGGAATTAACACAGCCAGTAGTCTGCAGCATGTTAACAGCATACCAAAAAGCTTGATGATGTATGGTCCAGAAGGAACAGGAGGCCTTCCTTCGTCTTCCAATTTACTG GATGACATAGAACGATTTGGAGATGTTGGTTCTTTAGAAGATAATGTGGAATCATTTTTGTCACATGATGGGGAAAACATGAGGGATCTATATGGAACACTAAAGCAGAGTCCTGCAGGGCACCATAAAGAGTGTTCTAAAG GTTTTACATTTGGTGAAGTTGGTTGCATACGGACCAGAAACAGCAAAGTTACTTGCTGTCACTTTTCTTCAGACGGGAAGCTGCTGGCTAGCGCTGGACATGACAAAAAG GTGACACTCTGGAACATGGATACCCTGCAGACAGAGAGTACTCCCGAAGAGCACAAGTTAGTCATAACAGATGTTCGTTTTAGACCAAATTCATCCCAGCTGGCAACAGCTTCAGTTGACAAATCTGTGCGATTATGGGATGCAGCCAAT CCAAACTATTGTTTACAAGCATATACAGGGCACAACTCACCTATCATGTCCCTTGACTTCCACCCTAAGAAGACGGACTTATTTTGTTTCTGTGATCATGACAATGAAATTCACTACTGGAATATCAACCCATTCTCCTGTACTCATAATTCCAAG GGAGGTACTGCACAAGTGAGATTTCAACCAAGAACTGGACAACTGCTGGCAGCAGCATCAGATAAAATGGTTTCCGTCTTTGATGTCGAAACTGACAGGCAAACACACTCATTACAG GGACACTCTGAAATGGTAAACTACATTTGTTGGGATGCAAATGGAGACTATCTGGCATCTGTCAGTCAGAACTTGGTGAAGATTTGGTCGTTAGCTTCAAGTGAGTGTATTCAGGAGCTTGGCTCTAACGGCAACCAGTTTCATTCTTGTGTTTTTCACCCAAGTTATTCAACTCTCTTGGCCATTGGAGGAATCTCG TCTTTGGAGCTGTGGAACACGGTTGAGAACAAGAGAATGACAATTTCGGCACACGAGAATATAATCTCAGCTCTTGCGCAGTCACCCGACACTGGAATGGTTGCATCTGCAAGTCACGACAGCTCCGTCAAGCTATGGAAGTAA